CtgcctccgaagaagtagagaggttgtttccgatagaccccggctcaagataatTTCAGGCAAGCAAACAAGATTCAAAAATATTAGTTATTGAAATTACCTCACATAACTTAAAATGTTGTTGTAAGGCAGGCCAGATATTTTATACTCTTCCCAAATCAGATGACAAGCTTCTAAATCTTTGGCTTTGACACAAGCACTTAGTAGGAAATCAAGACATTATCGTGAAGGGAGGAGACCAATCTCTTTCTTAATGACCTGAAGGAGATCCAACCCAAACTGTAAATTTATTGGGTCTTTTTCTGTAATATGGCAGAACACCTGCTCCATGATTACCAAAAATGAGTATCAAGCAATACACATATCTGAGCTAAATAAAAGCCTCCATTATTAACGAGAACAAGTTTGTCAAGTAAAAATATCATATGCAATGGGAAGCTTCATCTTGCACACAAAAACTGATAAGAGTATATGAATCACGGGAACCCAGAAAGAACTGAGTTTCTATGACACATAATTATTCTTTCCAATGTAAAGAAGAGAAAAGGAACAAGCACAAAACCTCATCGAATACAGATTCCTGAGCAACTTCACCATCCTTGTATGTATCCACCAGCTTTTTAAGCAAGTCAACGATAGATCTATTCTGAGTTTAAAGAAAAACACAATAGATCTATTACAAAAGAGCGAAAAATTAAAGTAACTCcaaaaaaatttcagcaatattcACAAGAAACAATTATGAATTTAGACCTGAATGGTTTTGCCGAATACAATATGAAATGACCCTATAGGCAGCATCCACCCACTGATCGAGGCCATTTAATTGCTCAAGTAGGTGGAGCAATCTATCCAGTGGTCCCTCAGATAGAAGTTTTTCCTGCAAGGTTATCATTTAAAAGGGTAAAATTGACGGAATTTTGAAAGTGTCAAGGAAAAGATCCTTAGAAAGAGCACATATGCAAGAAATCACTTACAATGAGAGCAATAATTGCTTTTGGCTCCAACTTGCATTGAGATTCTTTCATTTCCTCATATATTTTAAGGGCATCTGACATTTGCCCATGCGAAGCAAGAGCTGAAACAAGCACACTTCTAATTTCATTGAAACCCTTTACATGTACTCCTCGCTCATTAATTACCTGCACATCCATTAATGCTTCTAAATCATCAGAACTCCTATTTTCTTTCGACAAGATCGTGTCTTTTCcaaggagagaaagaaaaatgaatataCTTCCGCAGGGGTATCCTACACTGTGCTTATCAGTTTTAGAGCAGTTTAATTTTTTCTCCAAGGagtatatttcagtatttcacaTGAAAACTT
The Capsicum annuum cultivar UCD-10X-F1 unplaced genomic scaffold, UCD10Xv1.1 ctg79468, whole genome shotgun sequence genome window above contains:
- the LOC107856330 gene encoding pentatricopeptide repeat-containing protein At4g21880, mitochondrial-like isoform X1; amino-acid sequence: MALINGYAASGQFEKAKQVINERGVHVKGFNEIRSVLVSALASHGQMSDALKIYEEMKESQCKLEPKAIIALIEKLLSEGPLDRLLHLLEQLNGLDQWVDAAYRVISYCIRQNHSDLSLTCLKSWWIHTRMVKLLRNLYSMRCSAILQKKTQ
- the LOC107856330 gene encoding pentatricopeptide repeat-containing protein At4g21880, mitochondrial-like isoform X2, whose protein sequence is MALINGYAASGQFEKAKQVINERGVHVKGFNEIRSVLVSALASHGQMSDALKIYEEMKESQCKLEPKAIIALIEKLLSEGPLDRLLHLLEQLNGLDQWVDAAYRVISYCIRQNHSE